The sequence ACAGGTGACAGGTGTGCCATCTGTTTGGGGAAAAGACTTGTAGTTCTGAGATGGTCCTGAAGTAGCTACCTTTGGGTCAGGTCTTTCCCCTTTTCCCAGAATTTCTTCGCCACCCACACTCCCAGCCTGATGGAGGCTCAGTCACTGGGCTCAGAGAGATCTGGGTTTGAGCCCTCTGCCActtaggagctgtgtgaccttggtccgCCAAGTTAACCTTTCGGAGCCTCAAGGGTCTTCACAGGGAAAGGGCAATGCTGCTGGGAGCTGCAGGGGCGGGACGCTCACACTTGGCGGGCGATAGATACTAGAAAGTGCCGGACAGGATGCCCAGCACTAGGGGGCACCCTATAGCCACTAGCTGCTGTTAGGACATTCTGATTCCAGACGGGGCTGGTGGCTTCAGGGCTACTCAGAGGGTGGACCTCAATTCCTGAGAGGGGACAGGAGATGAGGTTGGCTTTAGAAACCTCTGTGGCAATGTCAGGGTAACTTTCTACCTGTCGAATCTAAGTCAAAATAATGTTCCTCgtaatctgtttttttttattatatttacaaaaatactgGTCCGTGATGGtttgcaaataaataataataaaagaatctgTTAAACAAAACCAGCAAGTCCCCTTTCAGATAAAATGTCTGGAcagttaataacattttaaaaatagagataatgaGCTCTACCTttctatataaatgaaatatagatGCTTTAAAATCATCGCTGTTATTATTTAGCAGAGTTTGAGCTCTTGGGCTTGGACGAGCTTGGGTGCTGGAGAGGTGGGACAGGGCTGAGTTGGTTTTGATTTCAGCTCCTGGAAATAACTATCAATTCCAGTCTaagtccttttccatttgttgGCATTCACTGAGTTCTTTCTGCTGCTTCTCTttgactgtttttatttttctgatgccCTACGATCCAGTTCAGCATGCAAAGCTCTCTGTCCAACAGAATCCCAAATCCacagcccccctgccccgcccgcagCCAGGTTGGTTAGATTGTATAGCTGGTGGATGGCAGGCTACTCTCACTTCTCCTTCCGGTTGTCCGAAACACAAGTCAAAAAACCTGCTTATTTTCCCAGTGTGTAGCATACGAGAACACATAGCCACGGGCCCCTTTTCATCAGCCTCCACCCCCTTGGGGCAGGGCCAAGCCTACTCAGCACTCACCATTCTGGCCGAGAGGAAGAAGAGCAGCTGGTGGGACAGGCAGTAGCCTGAGCATCCAGGCTTGGTCATGAGGGTCCTGCAGAAGTCTGAGAGCCTGCAGGGCCGGCTGCTGTCTGTCCTGGGGGAGAGGCGGTTCCAGGCTGGTGAGGGTGTCCTAAAGGAAGACCAAAGGCCTGGAGCCTTCCCTGATCCCGATTGCCCCACTAGTTACTAGAGCCCTGTAGGTTCCAGGCACCCAGCTGGGCACAAGGGGCTGCTGGATAAGACACAGGTGTCTGTGTTTTGATTGGCTTATCGGTGTCCctagcagagggaggtgacctggaACAATGTTGGGTTGGAGGAGCCACTGGGACTGAAACTTCCCATTGCTCCATGGGAACTCTGAACCCAGACAGCTTGGGGTCTGGGCCCAGCATGCCCAGTCCCCCTCCAGGCCTGCCCCATAAAAGAGACGGGGCAAAAGGGGTGGATCCCTCGCTGGCTGAGCACAGACCCTCAGTGAGCCCAGTTGTGGCCTGGCCCAAGCATCTCTTTGAAGGACGCTGAGAGGATGGGGGCCTGAACACCTGCTGCCCCTCTGCCCAATGGTCCCTGCGTCTAGGGCTGCCCTGGGGATATGCTCTGAAGCCAAGGCTCAGCAGGACGAAATGGGGGGCTCAACTAggctggggtcctgctctccaGACCTACAGCCTGGTGGGGACACAGAACCATGAAACAAATGTATATTGCATCTGTGGCTCCCGTGGTGTTAGGAGAAGCAGCCCATCATGGGAGGCCAGCATGCGCAGTGGAGTCAGGGAAGGTTCTGGAGCTGGTCCCCAACTGTGAGCAGTTACTTAggcacagggctggggaggatggGATGGGAGGAGGCCCCGTAGAGGCATGTTCTTGGCAAAGGGACAGGCTTCTAATGGGAGGGTGCCTCTCAGGGTGGACCagaggggcctggggacctgcAAGGGTGGTAGGAGGTAGGGCTTTGTCCTGAGAACAACAGGAAGCTTCAAGTGAGGTTTGTGACAAGATCCCTCTGGTGTGGGGAGACCAGTCAGCAGGTGAGGGTGGGcctgcagcggtggtggtgggctggaccaggctggcagtgtgGGTGGAGTGTGGCCAACTCACAgttgctgggggtgggagagggtggtgtCAGGGTGGCTCTGGGGAAGCTGCTCCTGGTTTGGTATAAACCCCCGGGGACTTGGAGAGCTAGTGGGACGGGAGGACGGGGGGAGAGAGCACTTTTGGGTTTTCGGGAAGGGGGCAAGCATAGGGGGCCCACCCGGTTCCCAGCAGCTGCACCAGGCACAGGTCACTGTGTTCCTCTGAGAAGGAGTCCTGGATCTCGATCGTGGGGTACACCATGGAGGTGTTGGTGTGTGTCCAGACGTGTGGGAGCTTCCAAAATCCGGGCTGGACCGTTGGCTGGAACTCTGGCAGAGagaagggagtggagggaaggCCCCAGGCGCAGTGGGCCGTGTGGTGCTTAACCGCCCCTTGGAGCTCCTGTGGCTCAGAGCCCAGGACCTGGGTGATCCTCCCTGGGCAGCCCTGACCACATGGTGTCTGCTCAGGCTCTAAGCCTTGACCGCTGGTTGGGCATTGCGTTTGAAACACTCAGGAGGCTCTTTTTCtaagaaacaaacaagcaacaacaaaaacaaacaaacaccataaAAATAACTAGGACAATCTTGGGACTGGCTTTGGATAAATCCACGGCATCTGTGGAAGCTTGAGACAGATAAAAAGGGTTAGTTGGTTCCTTCAGTTCGGTGGGAAAGTGAAGCTCTTGCCACAGAAATACCCAGCCAAGGGGCTTCTCTAGGGTGACATGAGctggcagggtctcagggatgaggcctgggagagggtggAGGATCTCCACCGCagtgggaggccagggctggataGGGCTGAGCTGGGGTCACGGGCAGCAGGGCCTGACAggagctgtgggcctgggagacagggccAGAGGAGCATGATGGGCTGGTTTTATAGCCCCTCGAACAGTTCAGGCCAGGCTCATGGGATGCGGCCCTTCGTAGGGCAACTCAACGCTGACCAGGAGAAGGAACTCCTAGCTTTATAGGGCACAAGACAGATGCTAGCGAGATGCTAATATTTGCTGTGCAAAGGGCTGAATTAGCATTTAGATTCCGATCTCCCGTCCCCTCTGGTCTAGGATGAAGGTCCCCAAGCCTGGGCACAAGCTGAACAAATGAGAGGCGACATGTTCCCTACTTTCCGCCCCCTCTatgtgggtgggagagggtgtCTTGATCTGAAGTCAAGGATGAACAGACAGTCCCCAGGGCCAGCCTGTGGCGCGCTGGGCCAACAGGACGACAGAACGCAGTGGTTACGAGCTGTCCTCAACCCTCCCTGTGTACCAGAGGTGCCGCACCAGGGTGTCTCCGTAATGTCCCCAGAGGCTGTGCTCCTGAAGAAATGGACTCCACCCCGTGCCATTACCTCTTAGGTActgggggtcactcagcctgagGTAGGAAACGGATCTGTGGAGGAGAGGCTCCAGCTCCCGCGCCAGCTTCCCCACTCGCAGGCTCTGCGGCCGCAGCCGGGGGTCCTGGGCCCACTCCTCCTGAACACCTTTCAGCTGCACTGGGAGGGAACAGAGAGCGCGCATTCCACCATCTGACAATCCGTGTGGGCAGGGAAAAGACCCTACGAGGTAATGCTTACtgagcctctgcctcctccagctaCTGAGGGGAAAGACTTTGCTGAGCTTACTGGGAATTAGGCCTGTGTGGGGCTGAGCTGGGCCACGGGGGTGGAGCCAGAGGTTGTAGGTGGCTGAGAGATCTGGAGGtgggcctggattcaaatcctgactcgAATGCTTTTTTGTTGGGTGACCAGAGAGTCATTTAATTTCTCTCCActtcactttcttcatctgtaaaatggggataatgatagtCCTTCCTTCTTGAAGGAGGGGGTTATAAGGATTAACTGACCTAATGCATGAGAGGACTTAGCATTGTCCATAGTGCAAAGTGAGGGCTTAATAAAGTTTAGCTATCCCTGTTAATTAGGGAGACAGGGTGGCTGTACAGGAGAGAAAGGTGAGGGAGGATTCAGACTGCAGGGCGAAGAACCACCACGTGCAGTTGAGCAAGTTGTACACCCGTGAGGACAACACAGGTCCCCATCATGGGTTCGTGTCTCTATTAAGACAGTTTTCCAGCAGATGGCAGTCAAGTGACTTGAGGAAGGGgttgctttttttctccttctcacaAAGGTGCCCTATGGGCTGACTAGCAATGGCCCCACAGGAGTGGGAGAGAAGGGTGGTGGCCAGAAAGAGAGGAGATGTCTTTGTCCCAGAGCCCCTCCTCCCGCTGGGACCTGGTGGGCCGAAAGCTGCACTGACTACTTACACAGAGGACtgacctgggagaggggccagccGGAGCCCCAGGCTGACACCCAGTTGGCTCTCTGTCACGTAGAGTGGCCTATGGGGAGGGATTTACCgccactcattgtgtgtgtgtgggtgtctcCCTGTTTGCCTTGGCCTGTTTCCAGTTCCTTCCTTGGGGATCTTATGTTTCTCAAAGCTGAACAAACACTTGGCTCTTTTCTCAGAGCCTCCTGGTGGCTTTGGCTGGAAGTGGGGGGCGCTGGGGCTGAGAccgacttggggggggggtctgtgGTTTTGTCCATGGCCACCCTCTTATAAATACCCCTTCAGAAGGCACACTCCCTCTGCCTACCTTGTTCATGGCATATCAGGAGGGACTGTCAAGTGGATCATTTCTTCCCAGGAAAATAATACTTTCCATAATCTTTTCTCTTGTGGCCTTCGAATCCTCCCTGCTTCTAAAATATCTGATAACAGCAGGCCCTCCAGACACCCCAAAGAAGCAAGTCCCCCCTTTCCTAGTTATTAAGCcaggggcacagagcaggcaggtgACAGGCTGAGAACTGGTTTTCCTGCTGGCCAGTCCAGGGGAACGAGAGCACACCCACCTTCCAGCACCCGGAACCCCACCACGCCGTCCAGGTTGATTTCAGGCAGCCTCTTCTCCAAGAAGGAGGTGGCTCTCTCCAGGGCCGAGAGGATGAGGCTGGCAATGGTGGCCTTGCCCTCTGGGGTGTCCAGCGGTGGCAACGAGGAGGATGACAGTGGCCGTGCCAGAAACaagagcaggagcaggagtcccAGGCTGGACATGGCTGGCTTCTGCTTGAGGCTTGTGGAGCGCTGCAGCCCAGGCCAGCCCGCCCCAcgccctcttcctgcctcctcccccttctccccctgcagAGCTGCAGACaagtggctgggcagggctgacccagcagctggggtggcctgggcagagGGCTTTGGAGGGACATCAGTGAGGCCAGGACTGGGTGTGGAGCCAACTGGCcaaaggctggggagaggagctcCCATCCTTTCATTCTCACCGGAGACTCCAGGCCCACAAGCTACGTGTTTGATCCAGCAACTGCAATTACCGTGCAGAAACCCCCAAACACTGAAATGCAAAGCTGtcgtttttaaaaatacgtttggAATAAACTCATCTGAGGGCACATCTGCCCCAAACTGACTGAGGATTCCTTGGAAGGGCACCTGTCTGGTAGCAACAGAATACAAGCCACAAAGACAAGCCACATGGTCACTTacaaattttctagtagccacataaaaaaaaaaaaaaaaaaagctgagaagcaggtgaaatgaattttaacaacctattttatttaatccagtaGTTCCAAAATATTACCTTTTCAacttaatcaatataaaaatgattaaattttacattcttttttttttttttaaagaattgtgtGGATGATGATGAACTCCAAgtcagggatttttttaaatcctcacctgaggatattttttctattgatttttagagagagtaggaaggagagaggaggggaagagagagagagaaacactgatgtgagaaagacacatcgactggttgcctctcgcatgtgccctaacagagggtggggagcaaacccacaacccaggtacatgctcttgactgggaatcgaacctgcaacctttgggactgtgggatgatgctctaactactgagcaaaccagccagggctaccttctttttaaaatattatttttcttgtatgAAGTCTTTGAAATCTGGATGAGTGTTCATACTCAGGGCACACGTCAACTTggctagccacatttcaagagcCAATAGCCCCATGTGCTTCTGTACTGGACGGTGAGGAGGCGAGGACGTAGAGCCCTCAGGTAGCTCACTCAATGTGAAAGAACGTGTTTCCCTGAGGAAATTTCAATTCCATGCTGTTCCCAAACCTTGCCCGACTGTCACGTGTATGCACACCATATTACCTTTCCCAAACTAAAAAGATTCTGATTTCAGAAGCATACCTGGCCCCAAGGCTTCAGCTAA is a genomic window of Eptesicus fuscus isolate TK198812 chromosome 4, DD_ASM_mEF_20220401, whole genome shotgun sequence containing:
- the C4H16orf89 gene encoding UPF0764 protein C16orf89 homolog isoform X1 — its product is MSSLGLLLLLLFLARPLSSSSLPPLDTPEGKATIASLILSALERATSFLEKRLPEINLDGVVGFRVLEVQLKGVQEEWAQDPRLRPQSLRVGKLARELEPLLHRSVSYLRLSDPQYLREFQPTVQPGFWKLPHVWTHTNTSMVYPTIEIQDSFSEEHSDLCLVQLLGTGTDSSRPCRLSDFCRTLMTKPGCSGYCLSHQLLFFLSARMKGCKRGLFRQSQHYMDLFCANMMDLNQRAEAIGYAYPVRDVFMENIMLCGIGGFSDFYKLRWLEAILSWQKPQEGCFGKPDTEDEEFSNVIQHQQHSSRRVKRREKLFTDGCSSHNTATAVAALGGFLYALAQYPAADGEPRQATLAPPTATDSGGSVPATPR